The Actinomycetota bacterium nucleotide sequence AAATATTGAAGAAAGACGACTTTCTCTACGATTCCTGTAAAGTTTGTAAATACAGGAACCCCATCGTTTTCGATCTGTTGATCGGAGATAGGGTGCCGGAATCGGGGGGAATCGATGAGTATGCTGAAATTAGGGAGTTTGAAGCCAAATCTGCCGATGAAAGATGGCTCCATTTTCAGAAGGAAATCAGCAAGTGTATCAGGTGTTATGCTTGCAGGAACGCTTGCCCTTTGTGCTATTGCGAGTGGTGTTTAGTCGATCAATCTCAACCCAGGTGGATCGGCGTTACGGACAATCCCTCCGATGTTGGGATTTTCCATCTCTTCAGAGTATTCCATGTGGCGGGACGTTGTGTCGATTGTGGGGCATGCAGCAGGGCTTGTCCCATGAATATCGATCTCCGGTGGTTGCTCAAGAAAATGGAGAAGGATGTAAAGGAGCTCTTTGGCTATGAAGCTGGTCTTAGCGTGGAGGAGGTACCACCCCTGGCGACCTTTAAGGAGGAAGATCCACAAGATTTCATAAAATAATCCGACTCCTAACCAAAGGTTCATTGATTTGAGAAGGTGTACCGTGAGCGAAAAGGTGATCCAGAAAAATAAAATAGCCGGTTTCTTAGACGAACTTCTCAAGGGTTACAA carries:
- a CDS encoding Coenzyme F420 hydrogenase/dehydrogenase, beta subunit C-terminal domain; the protein is MLKEEVKRLLDGKQVELVIGYEKGTLALRTTPSFITSADDVERLVWNEFCENNLAKYLPGRKEKVAIVAKGCDVRSIVGLIQEGQITREQIFIIGIPCEGIIDRRKIESRLGKKEILEAACENGKILLRGEDFQEILKKDDFLYDSCKVCKYRNPIVFDLLIGDRVPESGGIDEYAEIREFEAKSADERWLHFQKEISKCIRCYACRNACPLCYCEWCLVDQSQPRWIGVTDNPSDVGIFHLFRVFHVAGRCVDCGACSRACPMNIDLRWLLKKMEKDVKELFGYEAGLSVEEVPPLATFKEEDPQDFIK